The Atribacter laminatus genome contains the following window.
TTTGGGGTATAATGGCATGGTTTCATCGGCAAGCCCAGTCAATCCAGTTAAACTTAAGGAGCAAATTTGGGAAAATTCCGCCCAGAGAATCGGAATAAAACCCGGTGGTCTTAGTGGTGACCCAATGAAAGCCATTCGCGAATTGGGTGACCCGATGCAAGCAACCGTATTTGGCATGGTAACTGGTGTTTTAGAAGAAACTGATATCATACTTGCCGGTGGAACTCAAATGTTGGCAGTAGCCGCTTTACTTCGTCATGCTGGATATAATAAACCACTCTTGGTTGCCACCACAACTTATGTAATTCGTGATAAGTTTGCTCATTTCCTTGACCTTGCCAGACAAATCAGTGTTGAAATCTATTCTGCACCACTCGATTTTAGCCAGTCACCTTATCCTGGACTTAGTGATTATGAAAAAGGATACGTCAAAGAGGGTGTTGGTGCTGGAGGAGCAATTTGGTATGCTGAACAGCTTGGTGTAACACCAGATCGAGTAATAAGAAAAACCGAACAGCTATATCATGCGATGATTAAAAAGAATTGATTATATTTGATTAAAATAGGAGGATGTGACAAAAGTTGTTAACTTTAAACCATTACCATAATCAATGGATAGATTTAAGAAGCGATACTGTAACTCATCCAACTGAAGAAATGCTAGATGCCATGGTTAAAGCCGACGTTGGTGACGATGTTTATCAAGATGACCCTACTACTTTGCAGTTAGAAGAATTAGCCGCAAAAATGGTTGAGAAAGAAGCTGCATTATTTGTTCCTTCAGGGACTTTTGGAAATCAATTGGCTCTGATTTCCCACACCGAAAGAGGAGATGAAGTACTTATACCCGAAAGTAATCATATAGTCATGCACGAGGTTGGAGCATCAGCGGTAATCGCTGGAGTTCAATTACGGTGTATCCCTGATGTAAATGGCTGTATCACCATTAAAGATCTGCAGTACCGTTTTCGTGATGGGGATATCCATAATCCACGAACTGGTTTAATATGCCTTGAAAATGCCCATTCTTCAGGGAAGGTGATACCTCTTGCCGATATGCAAGAAATTTTTAATTATAGTAGATCATTAGGTATACCAATTCATCTCGATGGAGCTCGTATATTTAACGCAGC
Protein-coding sequences here:
- the ltaE gene encoding low-specificity L-threonine aldolase, which translates into the protein MLTLNHYHNQWIDLRSDTVTHPTEEMLDAMVKADVGDDVYQDDPTTLQLEELAAKMVEKEAALFVPSGTFGNQLALISHTERGDEVLIPESNHIVMHEVGASAVIAGVQLRCIPDVNGCITIKDLQYRFRDGDIHNPRTGLICLENAHSSGKVIPLADMQEIFNYSRSLGIPIHLDGARIFNAAFALKVDATDISQYCDSVMFCLSKGLCAPIGSILAGSKSYIDRARKNRKLMGGGLRQSGYLAAAGLISLKKMVQRLPLDHENAQYLAKRLREIPELEIFDDRLDINMVFFRIKKKNFDSDALVHYLSKKNIKINLPMAEEFRLVTHYWIDKRKIDWVIMIIKEYMQKAL
- the cobT gene encoding nicotinate mononucleotide-dependent phosphoribosyltransferase CobT, with product MFVLVISGSDVSKIPGVSIAGLNPEVIPYTAPADADLLLWGKPHVIDAIPVDPQGHPTPAIITHAACCEAGFPILIVRSGTYLPPVVPYIEMNVEPGQDPQTNQAVSKVELLVEKSKSLGQILGKSSKKIVIAESLPGGTTTAYLILKALGYNGMVSSASPVNPVKLKEQIWENSAQRIGIKPGGLSGDPMKAIRELGDPMQATVFGMVTGVLEETDIILAGGTQMLAVAALLRHAGYNKPLLVATTTYVIRDKFAHFLDLARQISVEIYSAPLDFSQSPYPGLSDYEKGYVKEGVGAGGAIWYAEQLGVTPDRVIRKTEQLYHAMIKKN